The window ACGGGAACCACTCCGGCAGGTGCTCGACGTAGGAGAGGACCGATCGCTCCAGGGCCGGGTAGGTGTCGTGCCGTCCGATCGTGGGGCAGAGGATGATCAGGAAGTCCTGCTCGGCCGGCACGGGAGGGGCCATCCGGTCGCTCTTGCGGACCCGGCGGCGGATCAGCAGGGCACCCTGGATACCGACCATCACGCCGACCACCGGCAGGGACCACACGACGGTCAGGGCCCAGCTCAGCGTCGACGAACTGGGCCGGTAGGTCCACAGGCCGAAGGCGACCAGGAGGAAGAAGGGCAGCAGGAACGGCAGGATGCCCGGCTTCCAGGTCGAGGTGCGCTTGGCCAGCTTCTGATTGTGCCGCGAATGCGGCATGCCCCCGTCTACCAGTGTCGATGCCATGACGACTGCGAAACTCCCGTGAATCGGGGATGCGTTGAGGCAGCGACAGAGATCGACCGCGGCACGACGGAGCGCGCCACGGCACTTTCACTCTGGGTTGGATGCCCCCAACGCCTTCCCTGGCGTTCTCGGCCACTCGCCCTTCAGAACCCCCCCGAGCTCTCGAACTACCGGCCGAACAGGAGCACAACACTCGCATGTTTGCCAGATACATGGAACTGGCGTGAAGAAGATGTGTTTAAGGTTCAAGTAGATGTGTCTAAAAGTTCACACCCGAAATCTTGCGCCGTTATGGAGCGGGAAGAGTAATACGTCTGTTTCACGTCGTTCGTGGGTCCCGCCACACGTCGCGGTATGGCGATCTGCTCGACGGCACGGGGAGAGCCGGCGGACGATTGCCCTGCCGAAGCAGGTGGTGGAAGTCCTCGAAGAGCACCTGCGCTGGCAGAAGCAGGAGCGGGCATCCCATGGGATCGAGCGGAGCCCCGCGGGTCGCGTCTTCACCACCAGAAGTGGCGAGCCCCTCGACGCCGCCAACGTGCGCCGTGACTTCCGGGCCATCGTGGTGAAGGCGGGCCTTGAGTCAGAGTGGACGCCCCGGGAGCTTCGGCATAGCAGCGTGTCGCTGTTCTCCGGCCATGGCATTCCGCTGGAACGGATCGCGCTGCTGGTGGGACACAGCAGCCGGGCGACCGCAGAGGCCGTCTGTCGCAAACAGCTCCGCCCCGTGATCACGCAGGGGCTGAGGCGATGGACGAGATCTTCGAGTTCGGGGGGACGCGCTCCAACAGCAAGGCTTGATCAAAAGCCTTTGGCCCCCGGTTTGGCCCCCAGGCATGACAAAGGGCACGTACGAAATTTCGTACGTGCCCTTTGACCTGGTGTTTCAGCTGTCGGGGTGGCGGGATTTGAACCCACGACCTCTTCGTCCCGAACGAAGCGCGCTGCCAAGCTGCGCTACACCCCGATCGCCGCCGGTGTCCTGGCGACATCGATTACTTTAGCCCACCCACGCCCGGAGACGAAATCCGGTTTCTGCCCCGGCACGCGCCACGTCCCGGGAGGCGGTGTGGGCCGTCAGTCGCGGGGTGTCAGCGTCAGCAGGGTCGCCTCGGGCGGGCAGGCGAAGCGGACCGGGGTGTAGCGGTTGGTGCCGCAGCCTGCCGAGACGTGGAGGTAGGCGCGCCGGTCGCCGACCATGTGGCCGGAGAGGCCCTTGACCCGGTCCGTGTCCAGGTCGCAGTTGGTGACCAGGGCCCCGTAGAAGGGGATGCAGAGCTGGCCGCCGTGCGTGTGGCCCGCCAGGATCAGGGGGTAGCCGTCGGCGGTGAAGGCGTCGAGGGAGCGCAGGTACGGGGCGTGCACCACGCCGATCGAGAGGTCGGCGCCCGTCTCCGGGCCGCCCGCGACCTCCGCGTACCTGTCCCGCTTGATGTGCGGGTCGTCGAGGCCGGTGAAGGCGATCTCCAGGCCGTCGACCTTGAGGCGGCCCCGGGTGTTGCTCAGCCCCAGCCAGCCGGCCTCGTCGAACGCGTCGCGCATCGGCTCCCACGGGTTGTGCACGACGCCGACCGCCGGGGCATTCCCGTTGAGACCGTGCTTTCCCTGGGTCTTCTCGAGGAGGTAGAGGGCCGGGTTGCGGAGCTTGGGGCCGTAGTAGTCGTTGGAGCCGAAGACGTACACGCCCGGGAACTCCATCAGCGGGCCGAGTGCGTCCAGCAGCTCCGGTACGGCCTTCGGGTCGGACAGGTTGTCGCCGGTGTTCACGACGAAGTCGGGGCGCAGGCCGGCCAGCGAGTGCAGCCAGCCGCGCTTCTTGCGCTGGCCGCTCACCATGTGGATGTCGGAGACCTGCAGTACGCGCAACGGACGTGCCCCGCGCGGGAGTACGGGGATCGTGACGCGGCGGAGCCGGAACGATCGGGCCTCGAAACCTGCCGCGTAGACGAGACCGGCGGCGCCGACCGCTGCGCCGACTGCCGTGACTTTCAGGGGTACTCCGTAGCGTGCGCGCATGCGCCCATCGTCGCAGACACCGTGCGGTCCGCGGAAAACCGGCGGGCGTTCCGCACCCCGCACCTGCCACAATCAGCACATGACCACGCTCAAGTCCAAGCTCAAGGAAGACCTCACGACGGCCATGAAGGCGCGTGACGAGCTGACCTCGTCGACGCTCCGGCTGACCCTCACCGCGATCACGAAGGAGGAGGTCAGCGGCAAGACGGCGCGCGAGCTCTCCGACGACGAGGTGCAGAAGGTGATCGCCAAGGAGGCGAAGAAGCGCCGCGAGGCGGCCGAGGCCTTCGCCCAGGGCGGCCGGACGGAGCAGGCCGAGCGCGAGCGGGCGGAGGGCGAGCTGCTCGATGCCTACCTGCCGAAGCAGCTGAGCGACGACGAGCTGGGTGCGATCGTGGCGGCGGCCGTCGACGAGGCGAAGGCCGCCGGCGCCGAGGGGCCGCGAGCCATGGGCGCCGTCATGAAGATTGTGAACCCGAAGGTCGCGGGGCTTGCCGACGGCGGCCGGGTGGCGGCCACGGTGAAGAAGCTCCTAGCGGGCTGAGGCACCTGCGCGAAGGCGGGGTGGACCGGATGTTCCGGTCCACCCCGCCTTCTGTCTTCTGCGTGGACGGGTGCTGCGTCCAGAGGTCAGGGGCCGGTCTGGCCGCCGTTCGTCTGGCCGCGAGGGGTCCCGTCGTTTCCGCCGATCGTGCCCGGCGTGATGGTGATGCCGGGGAACGGGGTGGTGTTGCCGGGCTTGTTCTTGCCGTCATCGAAGTCGTCGTGCCGGCCGCCCCGGCCCCTGCCTCTGCCTCTGCCTTCGTCGTCGCCCTCGTCCCTCGGGGCGTCCGGGATGTCGACCGTGTTGAAGGGCGGTGCGGGCTGGCCGTTGAGGGCGTTCGTCATGGCGTCGCGCCAGATCGGTCCGGGGACCTCACCGCCGTACACCTTGTCCCGGTACACGCCACCGATGGTGATCTGCTCCATCTCGACGCTCTGGGACGGGCTGCCCACCCAGACCGCACCGGACATGTTCGGCGTGTAGCCGACGAACCAGGCGTTCTTACGGGCGTCGGTCGTACCCGTCTTGCCCGCGTTGTCGCGGCTCTGGAGACCGGCCTCACGGCCCGTACCCGAGTCGACCACGCCGCGCAGCAGGGTGTTGATGGTGTCGGCCGTCGTCTGCGACATCGCCTGCGTGCAGGTGGACTTCGGCACGGCGAGGGAGTCGCCGTTCGCCGTCTTCACCGACTCGATGGCGATCGGCGTGCAGTACGTGCCGCGGTTGGCGAACGCGGCGTATGCGCTGGCCATCGTCAGGGGTGAGAGACCGTTGGAGCCGAGGGTCAGCGTGGACGGGTTCTGCGGCAGCTTGGTGCCGTCGCCCTGCACCACACCGAGCTTGTCGGTCATGTGCGAGACCGGGCACATGCCGATGTCCTGGAGCATCTGGACGAAGTAGGTGTTGACCGACATCTCCATCGCGTCCTTCAGCGCGTACGGCCCCTCTTCCGACTCGCTCTCGTTCTCCAGGTGATACTTCGGCACGCTGTTGTTGACCCACGGCTTGCCGCAGGTCTGGACCGTGTCCGGGTAGTCCATCTCGTACGGCGCCGAGTACATCTGCGTCGGCGGCGTGCCACCCTCTATGGCCGCGGCGGCGAGGAACGGCTTGAACGTCGATCCGGTCGGGAAGCCGAAGTTCGAGCCACCCATGCCCTTGTTGACCGAGTAGTTGTACTGGGTCTCGTTCTGTCCGAGGCCGTACGGCTTGGACTGGCCCATGCCCATGATCTTGCCGGTGCCCGGCTGGACCAGTGTCACGGCGGTGGCGACCTTGTCCGTCTTGTAGACGTGACTCTTGATCGAGTCCTGCACACCCTGCTGCGCCTGCGGGTCGAGCGTGGTGCGGACCGTGAGCCCGCCCCTGTTCCAGATCTTGGCGCGGTCCTCCTTGGTCTTGCCGAAGGCCGGGTCGGTGAGGAAGACCTGGCGTACGTAGTCACAGAAGAAACCGGCCCCGCTGACGGCGGTGATGCAACCGTTCTGCGGCTTGCTGACCTTCAGCTTGATCGGCGTCGACTGCGCCTTCTTCGCCGTGGCCCGCGAGATGTCCCCGACATCGGCCATGCGCTGGAGGACGGTGTTGCGGCGCTTGGTCGCCTCCTCCGTGTCATTGACCGGGTCGTAGCGGCTCGGCGACTGCACGAGGCCGGCCAGCAGCGCGGC is drawn from Streptomyces sp. NBC_01717 and contains these coding sequences:
- a CDS encoding metallophosphoesterase; the encoded protein is MRARYGVPLKVTAVGAAVGAAGLVYAAGFEARSFRLRRVTIPVLPRGARPLRVLQVSDIHMVSGQRKKRGWLHSLAGLRPDFVVNTGDNLSDPKAVPELLDALGPLMEFPGVYVFGSNDYYGPKLRNPALYLLEKTQGKHGLNGNAPAVGVVHNPWEPMRDAFDEAGWLGLSNTRGRLKVDGLEIAFTGLDDPHIKRDRYAEVAGGPETGADLSIGVVHAPYLRSLDAFTADGYPLILAGHTHGGQLCIPFYGALVTNCDLDTDRVKGLSGHMVGDRRAYLHVSAGCGTNRYTPVRFACPPEATLLTLTPRD
- a CDS encoding GatB/YqeY domain-containing protein; protein product: MTTLKSKLKEDLTTAMKARDELTSSTLRLTLTAITKEEVSGKTARELSDDEVQKVIAKEAKKRREAAEAFAQGGRTEQAERERAEGELLDAYLPKQLSDDELGAIVAAAVDEAKAAGAEGPRAMGAVMKIVNPKVAGLADGGRVAATVKKLLAG
- a CDS encoding transglycosylase domain-containing protein, which translates into the protein MPKNRSGGGLTATQQAAKFLGVAALSGVVLAGIALPAAGALGLAAKGTVEGFDEIPANLKTPPLSQRTTILDSKGGAIATVYSRDRTVVPLKDVSPYMQKAIVAIEDARFYQHGAVDLKGILRAMNRNVQSGGTAQGASTLTQQYVKNVFVEEAGDDPDKVAQATQQTIGRKVQELKYAIQVEEELGKKKILENYLNITFFGQQAYGIEAASHRYFSKSAKDLKLEEAALLAGLVQSPSRYDPVNDTEEATKRRNTVLQRMADVGDISRATAKKAQSTPIKLKVSKPQNGCITAVSGAGFFCDYVRQVFLTDPAFGKTKEDRAKIWNRGGLTVRTTLDPQAQQGVQDSIKSHVYKTDKVATAVTLVQPGTGKIMGMGQSKPYGLGQNETQYNYSVNKGMGGSNFGFPTGSTFKPFLAAAAIEGGTPPTQMYSAPYEMDYPDTVQTCGKPWVNNSVPKYHLENESESEEGPYALKDAMEMSVNTYFVQMLQDIGMCPVSHMTDKLGVVQGDGTKLPQNPSTLTLGSNGLSPLTMASAYAAFANRGTYCTPIAIESVKTANGDSLAVPKSTCTQAMSQTTADTINTLLRGVVDSGTGREAGLQSRDNAGKTGTTDARKNAWFVGYTPNMSGAVWVGSPSQSVEMEQITIGGVYRDKVYGGEVPGPIWRDAMTNALNGQPAPPFNTVDIPDAPRDEGDDEGRGRGRGRGGRHDDFDDGKNKPGNTTPFPGITITPGTIGGNDGTPRGQTNGGQTGP
- a CDS encoding tyrosine-type recombinase/integrase codes for the protein MCLKVHTRNLAPLWSGKSNTSVSRRSWVPPHVAVWRSARRHGESRRTIALPKQVVEVLEEHLRWQKQERASHGIERSPAGRVFTTRSGEPLDAANVRRDFRAIVVKAGLESEWTPRELRHSSVSLFSGHGIPLERIALLVGHSSRATAEAVCRKQLRPVITQGLRRWTRSSSSGGRAPTARLDQKPLAPGLAPRHDKGHVRNFVRAL